A genomic stretch from Aedes albopictus strain Foshan chromosome 2, AalbF5, whole genome shotgun sequence includes:
- the LOC109409803 gene encoding general odorant-binding protein 67, protein MEDKLFALWTLGIVLFASSVTDVLMMSESLCKNNTVLARNCCRLPGIINQSIVDECDDKFPHLPPAKPGAKKTEGSCVVECMYKAIGAFQNSKLDLDITVQHVLQTVEKYPNFQPLVNETVSWCFRNATENPTLQQTTGCSFVTQEMNDCVKKMLFISCPPANWTSKPECDVLKGKMAEGCTYSSLY, encoded by the exons ATGGAGGACAAATTGTTTGCATTGTGGACTTTGGGCATTGTTCTGTTTGCTTCG AGCGTTACAGACGTGCTAATGATGAGTGAGAGTTTATGTAAAAATAACACGGTGCTTGCGAGAAACTGCTGTCGTCTGCCGGGAATCATCAACCAGTCTATAGTGGACGAGTGCGACGATAAATTCCCTCATCTACCACCAGCAAAGCCCGGAGCCAAGAAAACAGAAGGATCA tgtgtcGTTGAGTGCATGTACAAAGCGATTGGAGCGTTCCAAAACAGCAAACTGGATTTGGACATCACCGTACAGCACGTCTTGCAGACGGTTGAAAAGTATCCAAATTTTCAACCATTGGTAAACGAAACAGTGTCGTGGTGTTTCCGCAACGCCACAGAGAATCCAACGTTACAGCAAACCACCGGGTGCAGCTTCGTCACTCAGGAAATGAACGATTGTGTCAAGAAAATGCTTTTCATA AGTTGCCCACCGGCTAACTGGACCAGCAAACCGGAATGTGATGTCCTAAAGGGCAAAATGGCGGAAGGATGCACCTATTCCAGCTTATACTga